The genomic region TACTTAATAACAccaattttgttatttttaaatgttaactcAACTTCAACTTAAATTCAAGGCCTGTTTCTATTTCGCAGGAAGTAAAATTATGTCTGCTTCAGGTGATCCTTGTAAAAGTCACATTCACTTCAAGCCCTCTAATATTTTCCACTTTCCTTTCACAACTAAGAAAAGCCCTTAAAACTGTTTACTATTGATTAGAAATTATAATGTCTCGTTGCATttcaaaagtacaaaaaaaattaaatgaaaactttGAGTAAAGGCGCGTAATTCAAGTTGTTTCCttataaatatactttttaaaaaaaaacacgaagACGATAGACAAAATCGCTTAATAAATCAAGTAGACGTAACGCAAGGGATGTTCGCTGCTGAGAATTGTTTTGTAGCTTAGTTCTGTTTAATGAAGGCAAATTTCCCGTTTCTGAGTCAGCCCGTAAACTCATCGCTCCGCCCAGATCCCGGTTTTGTGTTCCCGGTGAGCCACAGACACGTTTCCCCCCACAGTTACCACAAGTCCGCAGCCTGCTTTCGCAGGCTCACAAACCAGGCGAGTGGCATTATTATTTGCAGGAGTTGCTCAGCGGAAGCAACCGATAATGTACTGGGATGTTATCGAGTTACCATTTTGTTGGGAACGCTCAACATAAATCTGTAACTCGTggtttaaagagaaaaacagttaGCTAAACACTTTGCAGGAGGCTGTGTGACGGtgattttaatgtcattttttaaaaactatttcaaagaaaaacacgGGTAGGTAGGTAGAATATAGGCCAATCAAGTCTGGAGTCTTGAGCAGAGGTGTATAAATTTGAAGTGGTTGCCTTAGAAACGTCCACAACCGAAGAGTTGAACGCAGGATTCCGCGAAATCTCGTAAGGTAATGTTTGTTAGTACGACAAAGACGACGACTAAGGTAGTAGTGATGATAACCAGAGCAAACTTGTATTATGGTGGTTGGTGAATTTTTATTTCCCAATATGTTGGACTTATATAAAAGTCATCAAACTGATAGGAAGACTAATGAAACGTGACCGCTTCTAAACACTTCGGTTATTAGCGCGCTTAGCCGCGTTAAATGCTTGCCTAAAGCGACTTGcgttgaaaagaagaaaataatttacAGACTAGCtgttaaggttttttttttttgtgcaagaTTCAACTGCTAAAATGTGCAGAGATGAAAAATACAAAGCGTTTAACTTTCTAGCGCTGACGACCAAACTCATCCGGGAGCATTAGCACATCATCAAGGTTCTTAGtgcataaaatacaaaatgctaCTACTTAAATTGCTCCGTTAGTACGCGGCAACTGTGGTTATTTTATTTGGTATAGTACACCGACTGTTGGTAAGGTTAGCAGGCAGGCGGACTAACCGGTGGGCGTGACTGAAGCtggttttttaaatgtgcctGCCATTTATTGGTTTgacagagagggcgagagacGCACTCCTGTGCATCTCTCCAAGATCTTGGCTGCTCGTTGCTTAAAAGCAGGTGACGTGAAGCACTTTAATCtatgaaaaaaaagtaacacaggtTGACCAGGAATCAAACTAGGTAATTCCCAGTGATCTGTTGGCTGATAACTTGGCATCTGGTGtgtcagagaaaataaaaccagtaaagAACAAAAGGCGTGAATGCCTTAAAATTTTTTAATCTACTGCAGATAAACGGTATCTGAAAATCATGCAATTAAATTATTTCTCAGAGATGCATCTGGATCTTctgttgatccatctactgcctcatcagaaatgctgATGGAATGTTGGGtgtttggttcaaatcatcattattatctaCAAAGGAGGTCAGCAGAGAAATACTTAGCTTGCAAACATGAGCAAAATCCAGAATCCTGTCACCTATACATGTATAATTTGCAATCCAACATATTTCCTTCAGCACACAGTTTACAACTGTGAATCtgtacatcatcatcattacacAGATCTTTAGTCACCACATTTACAAATTACTTTCCCAAGCACATTGAGGGGACAAATTCAGTTATGGTACATATGTTTGTAGAAGCCATTATCCTCTTTTTAATGTTGAATTCAGTGTCACACTGAATAACTTGAACAGGCCCTGAATAACTGCTGGCAGCCAGCACTAAAAGGAAACCGCAACTAAGTGATTAATAAGACCATTTCCAGTAATCCAGTGTATGTTTAACTATTTAGAATGCTCATTAATGTATGATTGAAAAGGATGGGTAACAATACCCCAACGTATCAGACCCACATAGTGTACTTAAAGGATGCAAACATACTGTTGCTTCATCTGAAGTAAAATGTGCACTGGAGCAGTTTTGGAGAGATGCTGTAGATGGCAGTATTACATGTGTCTAGCACAAATGAGTCTAGCACAAATGAGCCTCTCCTAAGCTTCCattcttaaagaaatatttaaaaaaaaacaacaacaaatatttcttttctgtttggaTTCTGCTATAAATCTAAGAAGTGTTTGTACATACTCATTTTCTGCTGAAGAGACTATAGTTGTTAGACTCATTTATTGATATTAAGgtttttttaagagaaaaaagatTCATCCTTTGcagctttatcttttttttcatacagTGGGTAAATTAAGTATCAAACACTTCATCAAATTTCTAAATAAAGATATATCTAAAGGTGCTATTGACATGAAATTCTCACCAGAAATTTGCAACACATCCAGTCCATACATGCAAAGAAATCCAACCATGAATGTCCATAAATTATGTGTAAAAATGAGAAATGACGCAGGGAAAAGTATTGAACGCACTTAATGAAATTTTTTtgaaaacttaatttgtttgatactttttacaaaaaaagggaGGGGCTGTTCTTCCACACAGTCGTTAAATCCTGCAGGTTTCCCTGGGCCCCTGCTTTGAACTCTGACCTTTAGTTCTTTCCATAGATTTGGATTCAGGTCGAGTGATTGGCTTGGCCGTCCAAGCAGCTTAATTTTCTTTCCTTAAACCAATTGAGTTTCCTTGGCTCTGCATTTGGTATCACTGTCTTGCTGAAATGTCCACCCTTGTTTCAGTTTCATCATCCTGGTAGATGGAAAcagattttaattaaaaatgtcttggtaATTTTTTCCATCCAACAGACCCACACCATGATATCCCCACCTCCAGATTTCACTATTGGTGTTTTGGGCTAATAGAAAGTGCCCTTTGACCTCCAAACATGGCGTGTATTGTGGCATCCAAAGAGTtcaattttggtctcatctgaccacacTATATTTCCCCAGTATTTCACAAGCTTgtataaatattgttcagcaAAATTTAAAAGTGCTTCAACATACAATAGAGTCTTCCATGGTAAATGCACATACAGGCCATGGCAGTTCGTTTCATTACTTACTGTTTTCTTCAGAACCATTGTACCTGCTGATTCCAGGTCTTTTCACAAGTGGTCCTTGGCTCTTGGACAGCTGGTAGTTCTTTTCACTGCTCTGTCTAAAATCTTGCCAAGAACACCTGGTTGTGGCTGGTTCATGTTTAAATGGTGTTCTTTCCACTTCCAGATTATGGCCACAACGTTGCTTACTAGAACCTTCATTCATTTAGAAATTCTTTTGTAAACGATGCCATCAGTATGTTTTGCAAAAACAAGGTTGCAAAGGTCTTAAGTGCGATCAATAGTTTTACATATCAAGGGATGTTTCTTGTGTAatgactactactactacttctttttttttatatatatattatttggcTGTGTGATACTTTGGTAATGAAACCTCTTTTTATAGGCCTTCAGTTGGGACTGCAAATTAATATTAGCTGATAAAGAGGCAGGCTTGCTTTCTAATTACTGATAGATTTCAGCTTGGGTCATGACGTCCATACCCGTTTGCACCTCTCTTTCTTCATGTGTTCAATACttttccctgtgtcatttctcattattacacataattTATGGATATTTATGGTTTGACTTCTTTGCACGTGTGAAATGGATGGATTGTTACTGACATCTTGGGGGAATTTCATGAAAATGGCATCTTTcgaaatatatttacttagaaaaCTGGTGACATGTTCAATACTTAATTTTACCTTTATGTATTTGGCATGTCTTCAATTTTATATCAAGAATATGAATGCTATAGCAGTCACGGGGAGTATTAATGCTCAATATAAATTTTTAAGAATTTAGGGGGTCGAGAGACTAGTTTGCGACATTCTTGTAGTAAAGTAGTTTTGTTATATTATTGTTGGTTTAATCAGCAGATGCTTTCCTTTTTTCACTTGACATGTAGGAAAACGTGGTACGAGCATCGAGTTTCTGCAAAGCAATTTCCAGGTGGCTTTACCCCTGCATGCAATTTGGATATCGCAATGTCTGAAGGGAACGTCGGCCCCCCTGTGAGTGGAAATCCCCCTCCACCAGAGGTCATAAATTCCAAGAGGCCTGGACGTGTAACCAATCAGCTACAGTATCTGGAGAAGGTGGCGCTCCAAGCTTTATGGAGGCATCAATACTCATGGCCTTTTTATCAGCCAGTGGATGCAGTGGCACTGTGTCTCCCAGTAAGTAGTAAAATTGTAGTTGTAGCACTGCAGTAAGAATGCAGTCATGTGTATTTAATGTTTGAACCTAAAACTGTCTTCATGAGCCACACTTCAGAAAggcatgttttcatgttcatgTCTTTGTCTTCAGGATTATTATACAATTATTACAAATCCAATGGATCTTGGCACCATTAAGAAGCGGCTAAAGAATAGTTACTACTGGCAAGCAGTTGACTGCATAGAAGACTTCAATATTATGTTCACCAACTGCTATGCGTACAACCAGGTAAGATGATAATAGTTATGTTGCTGTATGATACCAAAATATAACCACAAAGCACATTTCATATTCCTTCACAGAAGCAAGATGTACAAAAATCAGAAGTAGTCCTACAATGAAAAAAAGCTggacaaaaaaataacaaagtcacacttttgttttgtgtaactTTTGGTGCTTAACAGTATTGGAATGCATCTCAGCAGTTTAAACTGTCACAAAAGcacatttgcctttttttcctatttaatGCATCATTTGTCTTTCCACAGCCTGGGGATGATATTGTCTTTATGGCAAAAACCCTCGAAAAGCTTTTTCTGCAGAAACTTTCTAAAATGCCTCAGAAAGAGTTTGTGGTAGAAGTCACTACAAAGGACCTACAAAAAGGGAAACACTCTAATGCAGGTATGTTGCATGTTCCTAACTAGTAATGCAGGGTCATTTTGTCCTGTCTTATAATTTttgtaaaattttaaatgagaaagagAAACTTCAAAAATGATATTACGATGTTACCACAGGAAGATATTAAAATTGCACTGATTTTGTTCACCATATAAAATTTTGTTCATGTTTAACTTTATCACCTGTGATGCAGATGCATTAAAGCACCGATCCCTCATGTCAGAGGTTGTTCttcagcagactgtgacagtcATTCCTCCAGATGTCCCTCAGTCGAGCCTACCCATCCAGCTCTCTGCACAAACTGACTCAACACTAAGCACTGAAATGGTTTGCGAGCAACTTTCAGAATATACATAAAATCATGCAGTGTTCTATTTAAGTAAAATGTGAGATAAACGTTTTACATAAACTTAGCTGTACTAGTAACGGTTCCTTATGCGATTGTCTAACCAAAGACCTCAAACAGTGCATGCATTTAGTATAGTAAGTGCATCATCGCATATAGATGATCATCATTAACGAATGATGTCAGAAGCTATTAATCATATTTAttactgattgtttttgtgccttaaaacaaacttttaaatgtcacttttgttatttgtgtcccactgcttttttcctttttttaatatctaGAGCAAAAAAGGTCTCAAGCGGAAAGCAgaccccaccaccacctcagTGATCACCAGCAGTGAAGTCTCCCCTGCTGAACATTCAGCACCTTGTATGCTGATCTCCCACAGAGGCAGTGGAAGGCCCATCAAGCGTCCTAAGAAAGAATTGCCTCTCATTGAGGCCAAGAAGGTCAGACTGTCTGAGCAGCTCAGATGCTGCAATGACatcctgaaggagctgctctcAAAGAGGCACTCTGCATATGCATGGCCCTTTTATGTGCCAGTCGATGTGGTTGCTTTGGGTTTGCATGACTACCATGATATCATCAAGCATCCCATGGACCTGAGTACTATCAAGGTAAAATGTCTGAGCTGATTAACTGAAGCATGTAATGTGATTTTCAGTATATGGTAGATCAGTTTTCTCAACAAAAATGTTACTTCCTCAGAAAAAGATGGATCAACGAGAGTacggaaatgcaaaagtgttTGCTGCCGATGTTCGCTTGATGTTCTCCAACTGTTACAAATACAATCCACCTTCAAATGAGGTGGTACACATGGCAAGAAAACTTCAGGTACAGTTTATCAATTTATTGATTTCTTAAATCAGTAGGacaatatttaaatgtaagttatgttttatgtttaccTTCACATGCATTTTGCATGTCCTTAAAGCCGCATTCACATCGAATGAAATTCACTTGTCCGACATTGGTTGGTTGCTTATTGTTGGTCACTAGTTGATATGTCTTTTAATTACATGCCTTAAAGTTGTACCCGCACACCTCAGCTTGCAAAATGGCATCGGCTTCCTGTTATCCCTGGTTGCCAAATTGCTGCTGGTTGCTTCCTCCGGGGATGGGGCTCTGGgcctaaaaagaaaatgtgttgtaGGTGCTAAACTTgaaatctcctcctcctcctgagcAGATTCCCACTTAAGTGATTTATCTGCTGTTTGCTGACTTCTGAGAACATTGCAGTTAACAAGTGTTATATGATTTGAAACCGTTTACAGTGTTGTATCATCATGAGCCACATGTACAAGACACTAAACAGAAGCACAACAACAGCATGCTTATTATATGTTAGAGTGCGTCTTAGCAGTAACTTGTTCCACACATACACCTTTTGAACCAGTTTAAATTGAACTCTAAAAACACCCCCAGATAAATAGTTTTTCACTTAGTTGCAGctgcaaaatgttaaaaaaaaaaaaactagtgtGGACTTTTAGGAGGAAAGTGTCTTTGCTTGTCTAACTATCCTGTGATTATGAGCACTTTTTGTACAATAGGGGTGGTTTACAATTTCTTTGTGCATGATGGAGCATTTTTGCCACTAAtcatccccccaaaaaacaaaacaaaaggccttCAAATACAACTTGCTTTGACATGCCCCTGTAACAGTTGTATAGACTAACCTATGTCAGTTGACGAATTACAGTTGGTGTAATTGCTAACAATActgcaaaaatattttgttttaacaggaagttttTGAGGCCCGGTATCTGAAGCTTCCCCATGAAGCAGAGTCCTATCAGACATCACATCAGcaagaaaagggaaaaggaaacCGAAATGGAAGTCTGTCAACTTCAGAAAGTTCTGACAGCAAAAGCTCATCATCTGAGGAAGAATTTTCATCAGAAGGGAGAGCCATTCTGCTTGCCAATCTGGAGGATCAGGTCAGTATTGCGCACACAGTAACAAGCAAGCTTTGAGAAATAAATTACTTCAGTGCTCTATAGTTAACTTAAATGGCTCGCTTTTCAGTTGAAGGCTGTCAGTGAGCAGCTGAAGAAGTTTGTCCAGGATCCCATGATGAAATCAAGGAGGAGAGAAAAGctgaagaaggaaaagagatCAAGGGAAAAGGATGTAGCTCAACTAAAGAACAAATCCTTTAAATACAAATCTGTTGTTCAAAGTATCGCACCCAGCAGGAGCTCTTCCTTGTAAGTGAACCCCACTTAATCAAtcaatatttttgtattttttacctAACATAAACTGTTGGGCTGTGTATGCTACTATATAAAcgaaatataaatatttcataTGTATGTATAGGAAAGAAACCAGACCTCCTAACCCCCGTGAATCCATGAAAGATGAGGGTTCAGCCCCATTGGCACCAATTACTTACCAGGAGAAGAAACAGTTAAAACTGGACATCAACAAGCTGCCTGGTGACAAACTGGGCAAGTTGGTGAAAATCATCCACACCAGGGAGTCTTGTCTGCGAGATTCCACTCTGGAGGAGATTGAAGTTGACTTTGACATGCTCAAGTCTTCCACACTGCGAGCTCTGCAGAGGTTCGTCGCAGAGTGTCTGACTAAATCCATCAAGAATGTAACAAGTAAGTACAGCGTGACTTAATCAGAAAATACAAGTTAGTCTGCTAAACTTGAAGTGTCTTTACAGTGACAGTGCTTGCTTATCAGGTCAAGCAGTCAAAATCTGTCCAGTAATGATAAAAGAAATATTAGGTTTAGTATATGCTTGTCTTTATACATACAGTACAagtcaaaggtttggacacaacGCAACAACTCATTTAAtggcttttgtttatttttactactttctgcCTTTTAAATACACGCTGAAGACATCAAAAATATGAGGCAAAATGTATGGAATCATGTAGCATAAATAAACTCCGActtttaaggtgtcgtggataaatacaacaaaataaaactagcaccggtacagaagaaaataagatttattcataacacaagtgaaaagacccaggaagaccgagttaacgataaaaacgataacaaaataatgctaaaaaacaataaaaaccccgaaaaacatacatttcacacccgagcctcaactctcgcggcccggtaccaaacgactccggtccgtggcccgggggttggagaCTGCTGCACTATatgaatatttatattataagaTATTCTCAGTAGTTACAAACCAAAATTCTGCTCCACAAATGTATCTAGCAtgaatttttcaaaaaatggcTGAAgagtagattaaaaaaaataaataaataaataaaaagtctgtCCAGTCTGGAAAATAATGGGAATTATACTGATATTTTTCTACTTATCAACACAAACTGATAAAATTATAGTATTTACagcaaaataattaaacaataaaaacaatgttaTGTTAAATAGAAACATAATTTTTCAATTCTGTTGTTGATGACCTGTATGTCGTGCTTCTCAGAAAAAAGACCCAAGCCCACAGGAGCAATCCAGACTGCAAAACTAAAGTATGGCGGAACGTCTCAGACTGTCGGCAAAGACCAGCACTTAACTGGTAAAAAGAGGTCATCAGGTAAGAAACAGATTTGTTGCAATGGTACTTCCACGTGTGAGACAgtgtaaaaatgtcagtcttgtGTTAACAGCTCAAGTCGTGGCCTCTCCTGGTCTCAGCTGCTCCTCAAgtgggagcagcagcagcagcagctcatccGACAGCAGCAGCTCATCCGACAGCAGCAGCTCATCCGACAGCAGCAGCTCATCCGACAGCAGCAGCTCGAGTAGTCTTTCTACCGCCTGTGATGCCAGGGACACTGAATCAGGTCTGGTGCTGTCTTCAGCTTCTCCAtctctttttccccttctttcttACATGGGTgccttttttcattaatttgttttatttatttattcaattataaaggtctcttttcttttttcttttttctttacatttcatACACACCTTTTTGTAATCTGCTGACATGGATGAGTCCTGCATGTTTGTACCAATGACAGCTGCAGTAAAGTCTCGGTCTTTTGGGGggtattttttttcattgttttagtaGGCACTGAAGTGTGTTGCATAATAGTGGTGCcattaaacagaaaaagcatAACTCATAAAGTAAATTTATGCGAGGCTGAAAAACGGCATCTCTGATGGGCGATTGGTGCAGTCAGGCATGTGTGCTCTCTCTGATGACAGGGtcttattgcttttttttctctctttttttttttttttaaggaaaaaataaatgagagcTTATGTAACAAACTATTCTTATTTTATGCTGCCAAGATATCTCAAATAGCTCTTTTTTCATGATGTTTGAACAGGAAACTTTAAGAGGCTGTAGCCTAAATTAAAGAAGTAAAAAATCTAATCATATGCTTACCAGCTACTTTTTTTTCAGGTATCCGGTCTTTAAATGATGACatgatgaatcctgcttctgGGCCCAAACTACCCTGCGTTTAATAAGGCTGTTTAACccgttttaatgctttgtatcttgttcttttaatctcaaaaagcccctaaaaacagtcagtgatcactgtcagccTCTCACGCTTTTTATTACCGCTATTcatttcaaagctcagtttttaaaaccttacgatgtaactacagcccagcccatgcagcagtatattaatgactaacctcgtattgcaGATGGATTATCTCatttgttctcctgactgaagtttggtccatttacagcatcctgccatgcgactgcatttgtccctaaccatcgggaaccctcacgttaacttttatcgagtgggaaaaagttagcattcatcctccagcttcactgtgtttatgttatgctaacgtagctgtgtcgctagcgatcacgtagcacatcattaaatACCAGCTAGCGAAACTTCATTAACCCTATTTGGGCAACCACCTGCTTAAAAGTCCAGgtgaaaaaatgaataattaattAACACTTGGAACTATTTAGCTTTTCTTGAAGGTTGTGTGAAAAGCAAATTGTTATAAATTTCACGGTGTCTTGTTTTTCCAATTTATGGCACAAAATGAGTTATTATTGTCAATGTTTTTCAGTGCTGAAAAAGAGGAAGCGGAAATCTAAA from Astatotilapia calliptera chromosome 23, fAstCal1.2, whole genome shotgun sequence harbors:
- the brdt gene encoding bromodomain testis-specific protein, with product MSEGNVGPPVSGNPPPPEVINSKRPGRVTNQLQYLEKVALQALWRHQYSWPFYQPVDAVALCLPDYYTIITNPMDLGTIKKRLKNSYYWQAVDCIEDFNIMFTNCYAYNQPGDDIVFMAKTLEKLFLQKLSKMPQKEFVVEVTTKDLQKGKHSNADALKHRSLMSEVVLQQTVTVIPPDVPQSSLPIQLSAQTDSTLSTEMSKKGLKRKADPTTTSVITSSEVSPAEHSAPCMLISHRGSGRPIKRPKKELPLIEAKKVRLSEQLRCCNDILKELLSKRHSAYAWPFYVPVDVVALGLHDYHDIIKHPMDLSTIKKKMDQREYGNAKVFAADVRLMFSNCYKYNPPSNEVVHMARKLQEVFEARYLKLPHEAESYQTSHQQEKGKGNRNGSLSTSESSDSKSSSSEEEFSSEGRAILLANLEDQLKAVSEQLKKFVQDPMMKSRRREKLKKEKRSREKDVAQLKNKSFKYKSVVQSIAPSRSSSLKETRPPNPRESMKDEGSAPLAPITYQEKKQLKLDINKLPGDKLGKLVKIIHTRESCLRDSTLEEIEVDFDMLKSSTLRALQRFVAECLTKSIKNVTKKRPKPTGAIQTAKLKYGGTSQTVGKDQHLTGKKRSSAQVVASPGLSCSSSGSSSSSSSSDSSSSSDSSSSSDSSSSSDSSSSSSLSTACDARDTESVLKKRKRKSKDHCQKVNKKVRHAAGKQMLGGADLTKASVKTSQLLANGQSVKKANREGHPAQHDAALTFDDFTLSPPDLSALLSPMGSPVELLDWAAARFEGPVLSPLGDSPLQSKDEITPNFRYTADLPDKQLINVPNTDAASKSAEGEKPQIPKKDIVVKNIEPWVRLGRPRERVMLPPNNSSKETFKMFREKLLKKKLLDESKKIEAPEKTSLQVPCKSEQNPQPVKEVSGLPGSICTEGPLDAPKHVEQQRSKKRQPLITQSSLDKERERARQRAQERRKREAMTGIDLTLQRDVMTRFELDL